In Lycium ferocissimum isolate CSIRO_LF1 chromosome 11, AGI_CSIRO_Lferr_CH_V1, whole genome shotgun sequence, a single genomic region encodes these proteins:
- the LOC132037117 gene encoding aquaporin NIP2-1-like, with amino-acid sequence MEGERWNSSKTIKPNELVFEQDPKSGLSFCYLLIFFQEYYPPGFLKKVIAEIIATFLLVFVTCGAAAISASDEHKVSRLGASVAGGLIVTVMIYAVGHISGAHMNPAVTFAFAAVRHFPWRQVPLYAAAQITGATSAAFTLRILLHPIKHVGTTTPSGSDIQALIMEIVVTFSMMFITSAVATDTKAVRIPKITFFVFVIT; translated from the exons ATGGAGGGTGAACGATGGAACTCTAGCAAAACTATAAAACCAAATGAATTGGTGTTCGAACAAGATCCAAAGTCCGGCTTGTCCTTTTGCTACCTATTGATATTTTTCCAAGAGTATTATCCACCCGGTTTCCTAAAAAAG GTGATAGCAGAGATAATTGCAACGTTCCTATTAGTGTTTGTGACATGTGGTGCAGCAGCAATTAGTGCTAGCGATGAACACAAAGTGTCGAGACTTGGAGCGTCCGTAGCAGGTGGACTAATAGTGACAGTGATGATATATGCAGTTGGACATATCTCTGGTGCACATATGAATCCTGCCGTTACCTTTGCTTTTGCCGCCGTTAGACATTTTCCTTGGAGACAG GTACCATTATATGCAGCAGCACAAATTACAGGAGCAACCTCAGCTGCATTCACACTGCGAATATTGCTTCATCCAATAAAACATGTGGGAACTACAACTCCCTCAGGCTCAGACATTCAAGCTTTAATCATGGAAATTGTAGTCACCTTCTCTATGATGTTCATCACCTCTGCAGTTGCCACTGATACCAAAGCTGTAAGGATCCCAAAAATCACGTTCTTTGTGTTTGTTATAACGTAa
- the LOC132037443 gene encoding uncharacterized protein LOC132037443 isoform X3 codes for MLGHRSVKKVALILTKNVPKKETLRVLNFDMNGRLIIEPVGYTFYPGKATKRISKTIKGLYRGAVPSWGKVPVKLKKQMFLEFRCSWKPEHHDLVAQNFEKKAAKILKDELLRARNNCVQPDWIQDEWWKDLLHYWATDPTF; via the exons ATGTTGGGACATCGGAGCGTGAAGAAAGTAGCTCTGATTCTGACGAAGAACGTCCCAAAAAAGGAGACCCTCCGAGTTTTgaattttgatatgaatggtCGTCTCATAATTGAGCCAGTTGGATACAC CTTCTATCCAGGCAAAGCAACAAAAAGAATTTCAAAGACGATCAAAGGACTCTATAGAGGCGCTGTTCCGTCTTGGGGCAAGGTGCCAGTGAAACTGAAGAAGCAGATGTTTCTCGAGTTTAGG TGTTCCTGGAAGCCGGAACATCATGATTTAGTAGCGCAAAACTTTGAGAAAAAAGCAGCAAAAATACTTAAGGATGAGTTACTTAGAGCTCGTAATAATTGCGTGCAGCCTGATTGGATTCAAGATGAATGGTGGAAGGATCTGCTGCACTACTGGGCAACTGATCCGACTTTTTGA
- the LOC132037443 gene encoding uncharacterized protein LOC132037443 isoform X2, with product MLGHRSVKKVALILTKNVPKKETLRVLNFDMNGRLIIEPVGYTFYPGKATKRISKTIKGLYRGAVPSWGKVPVKLKKQMFLEFRTKCSWKPEHHDLVAQNFEKKAAKILKDELLRARNNCVQPDWIQDEWWKDLLHYWATDPTF from the exons ATGTTGGGACATCGGAGCGTGAAGAAAGTAGCTCTGATTCTGACGAAGAACGTCCCAAAAAAGGAGACCCTCCGAGTTTTgaattttgatatgaatggtCGTCTCATAATTGAGCCAGTTGGATACAC CTTCTATCCAGGCAAAGCAACAAAAAGAATTTCAAAGACGATCAAAGGACTCTATAGAGGCGCTGTTCCGTCTTGGGGCAAGGTGCCAGTGAAACTGAAGAAGCAGATGTTTCTCGAGTTTAGG ACAAAGTGTTCCTGGAAGCCGGAACATCATGATTTAGTAGCGCAAAACTTTGAGAAAAAAGCAGCAAAAATACTTAAGGATGAGTTACTTAGAGCTCGTAATAATTGCGTGCAGCCTGATTGGATTCAAGATGAATGGTGGAAGGATCTGCTGCACTACTGGGCAACTGATCCGACTTTTTGA
- the LOC132037443 gene encoding uncharacterized protein LOC132037443 isoform X4: MLGHRSVKKVALILTKNVPKKETLRVLNFDMNGRLIIEPVGYTFYPGKATKRISKTIKGLYRGAVPSWGKVPVKLKKQMFLEFRPDWIQDEWWKDLLHYWATDPTF; this comes from the exons ATGTTGGGACATCGGAGCGTGAAGAAAGTAGCTCTGATTCTGACGAAGAACGTCCCAAAAAAGGAGACCCTCCGAGTTTTgaattttgatatgaatggtCGTCTCATAATTGAGCCAGTTGGATACAC CTTCTATCCAGGCAAAGCAACAAAAAGAATTTCAAAGACGATCAAAGGACTCTATAGAGGCGCTGTTCCGTCTTGGGGCAAGGTGCCAGTGAAACTGAAGAAGCAGATGTTTCTCGAGTTTAGG CCTGATTGGATTCAAGATGAATGGTGGAAGGATCTGCTGCACTACTGGGCAACTGATCCGACTTTTTGA
- the LOC132037443 gene encoding uncharacterized protein LOC132037443 isoform X1, producing MLGHRSVKKVALILTKNVPKKETLRVLNFDMNGRLIIEPVGYTFYPGKATKRISKTIKGLYRGAVPSWGKVPVKLKKQMFLEFRVFNICSKILYIDCLWDIPLICSLIILISLQTKCSWKPEHHDLVAQNFEKKAAKILKDELLRARNNCVQPDWIQDEWWKDLLHYWATDPTF from the exons ATGTTGGGACATCGGAGCGTGAAGAAAGTAGCTCTGATTCTGACGAAGAACGTCCCAAAAAAGGAGACCCTCCGAGTTTTgaattttgatatgaatggtCGTCTCATAATTGAGCCAGTTGGATACAC CTTCTATCCAGGCAAAGCAACAAAAAGAATTTCAAAGACGATCAAAGGACTCTATAGAGGCGCTGTTCCGTCTTGGGGCAAGGTGCCAGTGAAACTGAAGAAGCAGATGTTTCTCGAGTTTAGGGTATTTAATATTTGTAGTAAAATACTATATATTGATTGTTTATGGGATATTCCTTTAATATGCTCCCTAATCATATTAATTTCTTTGCAGACAAAGTGTTCCTGGAAGCCGGAACATCATGATTTAGTAGCGCAAAACTTTGAGAAAAAAGCAGCAAAAATACTTAAGGATGAGTTACTTAGAGCTCGTAATAATTGCGTGCAGCCTGATTGGATTCAAGATGAATGGTGGAAGGATCTGCTGCACTACTGGGCAACTGATCCGACTTTTTGA